A segment of the Meles meles chromosome 4, mMelMel3.1 paternal haplotype, whole genome shotgun sequence genome:
TACAAGGCATGATCTTTTCTTTATGGAACATCTGGGCACTGCCCAGTCCCAGGAGGTCATTTTCTGACATCCTCTGAGACATTATGGGTAAAACAAGGTTCAAGACTGTATCATGTCCTTCATTTACAGAGGCAGCCTTCATTAACACTGATAGCTGGTAattggctcccaaatgaacaaaatACTATCAATTTTGGTACTTATCACTCTCAGGCATGCCATTCTTCATGACTCTTTGTGTTATATTTTAGGCAGGGTGGTGAATGTGTCTAGCATACTGTGCTTCGTAGCCCTTAAAAATTGCAGTCCAGAACTCCAGCAGAAGTTTATGAGTGAGACCATCACAGAAGAGGAGCTGGGGGTGCTCATGAACAAGTTTGTGGAAGACGTAAAGAATGGGGTGCACAAGGAGGAGGGCTGGCCTGATACACAAGAAGTCCTATATGGAGTGTCCAAAATGGGCATCACGGTCCTCTCCAGAATCCACGCCAGGAAACTGAGTGAGCAGAGGAAAGGAGACAAGATACTCCTGAATGCCTGCTGCCCTGGGTGGATGAGAACAGACATGGGTGGACCAAAAGCCATCAAAAGCCCAGAAGAAGGAGCAGAGACCCCTGTCTACTTGGCCCTTTTGCCCTCAGATGCTGAGAAACCTCAGGGAGAGATTCTTATAGAGAAGAAAGTTGAAAAATGGGGAATCCTCTCTCAGTTCCCTCCATGGGTCCCAATTTGATATCTGCCATGATTTGACCAAAACAACTCTTACACCATCAACAAtatccttacaaaaaaaaaaaaaaatcaccatcccTATCGGGTACTCACATTGAATTGGCTACTAATTCTGTAGTCGTCTGAGATTTATTCTgtgatattaaagaaaaagaatgactctgggaaacaaactgagggtttcagaggggaagggggtgtggggatggggtagccagtgatggatattaaggacggcatatgttgtgatgagcactgagtgttatatgcaactaatgaatcactgaacactatgaaataaataaataaataaacaaactttaaaaaaagagaaaaagtagaattGATGTCAATAATGGATGAACATCATAGATGAATAAACAATCTAAGTGCCCATGTGTACAAATTGTTTCATGCCAACAAGTCCAAAACTCCAACAGACCCTAAACCATGTCAAGAGAAGGGACAATTTAACTCAAGGCTTTGTAAACATCAGTGAAAGAGCCAGATAGTAAGTATTTTTGCCTTTACAGGCCAATGGTTTCTGTTGGACCTAACTCAAACCTGCTGTTGTAGCTTGAGAGTCACCACAGATGATATATTAATTCATGAATGGGGCTGAATTTCCCTGCCCAGCATACTTTATCAGACTCCACTATGACATGGACAACCCCATGAAGGATAGACATCCCCTGTTGTCTCTTTAAATATCAAACTCACTGggggaaaaataattaagaagtgTGATGGAAGTGGGcgtttctcaaactcaacacccaaaaaacaaataatcaagtcaaaaagtgggcagaagacatgaacagacacttctccaaagaagacatacaaatggctaacagacacatgaaacaatggTCAtcttcattagccatcagggcaattcaaatcaaaaccacattgaggggagcagtcaagatggtggagaagtagcaggccgagactacatcaggtagcatgagatcagctagatagcttatctaaacattgcaaacacctaaaaatccaatggtcaaagagaagaagaacagaaattctagaaacagaaaatcaaccacttcctgaaaggtgggactggcggagaagtgaatccaaagcgatgggaagatagaccgtggggggaggttccagctcctggcaagtggcagagaaacggagcacaaaatcaggacttttaaaagtctgctctattgagggacatcactccagaggctaaaccagggtgaagcccacacagggtcccgcagggtcacagaaggatcgggggtgttgagtgtcacagagcttgcaggtattagaccAGGGAAGCCGGCTAtggagacagagccaaggagtgagctctcagctcgggttaccttgaaccggtcgcaggctggatgagctcagagcactgctggaggccggggatacgggagtgattgggcgctgctctctgggggcgcactgaggagtggagccccaggctcttggctcctccaggccagagactgggaggccaccgttttcattcctgtcctccggaactctaccaAAAGCATTcggggaacaaaagctcccgaaagcaaacccaagcagattacttagcctagcccctggtaagggtggtgcaattctgcttCAGCAAACacgcttgagagtcactacaacaggcacttcccccagaagatcaacaagaaattcAGCCAGGACcaaattcacttaccaaggagagcaggttcaataccaaggagaacagcggaattccagaggcggagaaagcaaagcacggaactaaaggctttctccccatgattctttagtctttcagttaatttaattttttttcaattttttttcttcttctgctaatttttttttaacttttatccttttattttttaacgttttttaactagtttagctaatatatatatatttttcttttttatatttgttctttatttgttttcttttttttaatcttttcttttttcctaaaccactttttatcccctttctcccccccccccccccacgatttggggtcttttctgatttggttaaagcgcattttcctggggtctttgccaccattttagtactttacttgctccttcatatattcttatctggacaaaatgacaagatggaaaaattcaccacaaaaaaagaacaagaggcagtactgaaggctaggacctaatcagtacagacattggtaatatgtcagatctagagttcagaatgatgattctcaaggttctagccaggctcgaaaaaggcatggaagatattagagaaaccctctctggagagataaaagccctttctggagaaacaaaagaactaaaatctaaccaagacgaaataaaaaaaagctattaatgaggtgcaatcaaaaatggaggctctcactgctaggatcaatgaggcagaagaaagaattagtgatatagaagaccaaatgacagagaataaagaagctgagcaaaagagggacaaacagctactggaccacgaggggagaatttgagagataagtgacaccataagacaaaacaacattagaataactgggattccagaagaagaagaaagagagaggggagcagaaggtctattggagagaattattggagagaatatccctaatatggaaaagggaacaagcatcaaaatccaggaggtgcagaaaatccccctcaaaatcaacaagaataggtccacaccccgtcacctaatagtaaaatttacaagtcttagtgacaaagagaaaatcctgaaagcagcctgggaaaagaagtctgtaacatacaatggtaaaaatattagattggcagcagacttatccacagagacctggcaggccagaaagagctggcaagatatattcagagcactaaatgagaaaaacatgcagccaagaaaactatatccagctaggctatcattgaaaatagaaggagagataaaaagcttccaggacaaacaaaaactgaaagactttgcaaacaccaaaccagctctacaggaaatattgaaaggggtcctctaagcaaagagagagcctaaaagtagtagatcagaaaggtacagagacaatatacagtaacagtcaccttacaggctaataatggcactaaattcatatctctcaatagttatcctgaatgttaatgggctaaatgccccaatcaaaagacacagggtttcagaatggataaaaaaacaaaacccatcaatatgttgcctacaagaaactcattttagacacgaagacacctccagatttaaagtgagggggtggaaaacaatttaccatgttaatgggcatcagaagaaagctggggtggcaatccttatatcagatcaattagattttaagccaaagactataataagagatgaggaaggacactgtatcatactcaaagggtctgtccaacaagaagatctaaccattttaaatatctatgcccctaacgtgggagcagccaactatataaaccaattaataacaaaatcaaagaaacacatcaacaataatacaataacagtaggggactttaacactcccctcactgaaatggacagatcatccaagccaaagatcaacaaggaaataaaggccttaaatgacacactggaccagatggacatcacagatatattcagaacatttcatcccaaagcaacagaatacacattcttctctagtgcacatggaacattctccagaatagatcacatcctgggtcctaaatcaggtctcaacctgcaccaaaagattgggatcattccctgcatattttcagaccacaatgctctgtagctagaactcaattacaagaggaaagctggaaagaacccaaatacatggagactaaacagcatccttctaaagaatgaatgggtcaaccaggaaactaaagaagaattgaaaaaattcatggaaacaaatgataatgaaaacacaacagttcaaaatctgtgagacacagcaaaggca
Coding sequences within it:
- the LOC123939716 gene encoding carbonyl reductase [NADPH] 1-like — protein: MSFSPRVALVTGSNKGLGFAIVHDLCRQFPGDVVLTARDEARGRAAVQQLQAKGLNPRFHLLDIDDLQSIRALRDFLRKEYGGLDVLVNNAGIIFNPGDPTPFHIQAEVIMKTNFFGTRDVCTELLPLMRPQGRVVNVSSILCFVALKNCSPELQQKFMSETITEEELGVLMNKFVEDVKNGVHKEEGWPDTQEVLYGVSKMGITVLSRIHARKLSEQRKGDKILLNACCPGWMRTDMGGPKAIKSPEEGAETPVYLALLPSDAEKPQGEILIEKKVEKWGILSQFPPWVPI